The genomic region tCTAAGGTACCCATTTGAGATCAAATCATAGGCTTCAGATATAAACTCAATATTCAGAAACAGATTCATACAACTTTACAGTTTCCATAGTTTTCCAGGTAAGCTTATCGTATGAATTTTCGTTGCAGAAATACGCTATCATACTTCTGTTGGTGGCAGCCATGGCGGCCTGTGTTCTGGCGGGAGGCtctggaggcggttatggtggcggctaTGGAGGAGGCCGTGGAGGCTATGGCGGAGGCTATGGTGGGGGCTTCGGAGGTGGCCGTGGAGGCTATGGTGGTGGTTATGGAGGCGGTCGCGGAGGCGGCTATGGCGGGGGCTACGGAGGCGGACATGGAGGCTTTGGAGGCGGTTTTGGTGGTGGTTATGGCGGCGGTCGCGGAGGCGGTTATGGCGGCGGTCGCGGAGGCGGTTATGGCGGCGGTCGCGGAGGCGGTTATGGCGGCGGTCGCGGAGGCTATGGAGGGGGTTACGGTGGTGGCTACGGATACGGGAAATAATTCCGATTGTAATGATTGAacttgttaataataattaaaaaacaatatacgagtatctatctatccatcatttaacatcattaataaataaatcataaattccAACACAATACATTTGATATTAAATGCCTTATTGCTGATAGTAATGGTGACATAAAACGATAATTTGCGgaattaattaatgatgataatgaacataattcaaataatagctataataatattgacaattcaGAAGAACCGGCTGATATTCGACAATATCGTAGACAACGAAACTAATGAATTTAAAGAAGAGTAAAGTACCATTagcatagataatgataataatatcaataaaaccaATGATGTCATATATACTATCCAATAAGCCAAAATTGGTCCCATATCCAAGAGGACATAGGGACCTTTCGCAGAGGAAAATACTCACTACCTCACTCACAGCCACGGGATGAGGCGGTAGGGTAGCCAATGGCTTTCCGCTTCGACTCTGACCCAAACATTCAGTATGTTAGGGTCAACATGACAACAGTTTGGATAATGACGGCGATTATGATGCGCAATGTCTGGGGTAAATTatgctattgataacaataaaaataaaacagctcTAAAGATAATTCGATAtagataatgacattgatgataacattaattataatattaattacaaaaatattaatgataatataatgatgataataataataagaataaatatgataacagtgataattataatagtgataacagagagtaataatatagtaataatgatgataacaaaacgtaaatagtaataatgacaataatatcagtagtaataataaggatcatggtaatgatattacaaatagcaattatgattataataataataatgatgatcataatattaatgataattgtaataataatgatattaaaaatgataatggcgatgatgatgattataataatgataataataaagataatagcaataataataatgatgaaaatgatgatattgataatgataataatgataatgataataacagtaatgattagaataatactaataataatagtgattatattaacaatgatgattctaataatgataatgatagggatactaATGacacaattaataataacagtgacataaacaacagctataatgataatgatactaataacaatgataatggtagtagcagtACAGTAAttgtaaggattatgatgatagtaataataacaatgataatgcaacaAAGAGTAATACACATGGATAAATTCACAGGAATGTTGATGtgtaacagagatagatagatagatagacagatagatagatagatagatagatagatagatagatagatagatagatagatagatagatagatagatagatagatagatagataaagagagagagagagagagagagagagataaagagagagatagaaagataaatagagagataaagagaacgagaaataaagagagagataaagagagagagagataaagagagagaaagataaagagagagatataaagagagagagataaagtgagagagatataaagagagagagataagaagagagagagataaagagagagagagagagataaagagagaaagagataaagaaagagagataaagagagagagagataaagagagagatagatagatagatagagagagagagagagagagagggaggaaggaatgttaCATTTATTCTTATGAATGTTGAATTATTatcacataaacccacacacacacacacacacacacacacacacacacacacacacacacacatatatatatatatttcaaaatgatgATAGAAGAAATCTGCTGTAAATGCATAACACATAATCTCCATAACGATAATCTTTTGAACCAAAATTGTgatgaaataacaaataatgaaataacagaaTGATGTGATTGAAActtgattaataaatagataccaataaataaatatattcaataatataatacaataaaacccgtgtaacatacatatattaactaaCAAATGAATATAAACGAATTACGTTCCTGAGTCAGGAATCATGGTTTCATATTTCTAcacatttaacatcctttgcttagctaaatgaataatataatacaagTCAAGAAGTGTCCACTAGTATTTAT from Penaeus chinensis breed Huanghai No. 1 chromosome 39, ASM1920278v2, whole genome shotgun sequence harbors:
- the LOC125046439 gene encoding glycine-rich cell wall structural protein-like, coding for MAACVLAGGSGGGYGGGYGGGRGGYGGGYGGGFGGGRGGYGGGYGGGRGGGYGGGYGGGHGGFGGGFGGGYGGGRGGGYGGGRGGGYGGGRGGGYGGGRGGYGGGYGGGYGYGK